A region from the Mesotoga infera genome encodes:
- a CDS encoding adenylosuccinate synthetase, translating into RLGVNFTSAVDMYRVFRSTSVLFEGAQGVLLDLDFGTYPFVTSGACMAHGVSSVGFSTFELDSVYGVLKAYTTRVGAGPFPTEEASEVGELLRERGKEFGATTGRARRIGWLDLPALRYAKIRSGLTGLVITKGDVLNGLDEVKVCVAYDVDGVVKELPSTSYDFFRAKPIYETVNGWPVTDHINFLKYMTFIERETGVEIDYISYGPKTEEMKTRNDLIMNI; encoded by the coding sequence AAAGGCTCGGCGTCAATTTCACAAGTGCGGTAGATATGTATAGAGTCTTCAGGAGTACTTCCGTCTTGTTTGAAGGAGCTCAGGGTGTTCTTCTGGACCTGGATTTTGGCACATATCCCTTTGTGACATCGGGGGCATGTATGGCTCATGGAGTATCCTCGGTAGGGTTCTCTACTTTTGAACTGGACAGTGTCTACGGGGTTCTCAAAGCTTACACAACTAGAGTAGGAGCCGGCCCCTTTCCGACAGAAGAGGCCTCCGAGGTTGGTGAGCTGCTGAGGGAAAGAGGAAAGGAATTCGGCGCAACAACAGGTAGAGCACGAAGGATAGGCTGGCTGGATCTTCCCGCTCTTAGATATGCAAAAATCAGGTCTGGTCTAACGGGTCTCGTTATTACGAAAGGAGACGTACTGAACGGACTGGATGAAGTGAAAGTCTGTGTGGCGTATGATGTTGATGGAGTCGTAAAGGAATTGCCTTCTACTTCGTATGATTTTTTCAGAGCAAAACCAATTTACGAAACTGTTAATGGATGGCCCGTTACTGACCACATAAACTTCCTGAAGTACATGACTTTTATCGAAAGAGAAACGGGTGTCGAGATTGACTACATCTCATATGGGCCGAAAACTGAAGAGATGAAAACCAGGAACGATCTTATAATGAACATATAG